In Oryzihumus leptocrescens, the following are encoded in one genomic region:
- a CDS encoding sensor histidine kinase: MRERLVRSTVIAVVLSVVIVGAPLFFGAVWMLADEGSRLRTWLVAGQSMTQLAQLLGIITALSVLAVVVGVLVASAQARKLSEPMTELADRAERLGAGESRFQPLVSGIAEIDRVSEVLSRSAQQLKRSLASERDFASDASHQLRTPLTALLMRLEEISVTDDLAVVQEEANIAIAQVERLTRVVDDLLARSRSGHDAPRPSVSLDSVIAALQREWQPAFEQARRSVRVHGQRGLSVQATPVALSQVLSTLLENSLAHGRGTVDVHARRSGPSVVVEVSDQGDGVPAAIAPHIFERSVTTTGTGLGLALARDLAESNGGRLELIQTQPAIFALFLSEDQSLN, encoded by the coding sequence ATGCGTGAGCGGCTCGTCCGCTCCACCGTCATCGCCGTCGTCCTGTCGGTCGTCATCGTCGGCGCGCCCCTGTTCTTCGGGGCGGTGTGGATGCTGGCGGACGAGGGGTCCCGGCTGCGCACGTGGCTGGTCGCCGGCCAGAGCATGACGCAGCTCGCCCAGCTGCTGGGCATCATCACCGCGCTGTCGGTGCTCGCGGTCGTCGTCGGCGTCCTCGTGGCCTCGGCGCAGGCCCGCAAGCTCTCCGAGCCGATGACCGAGCTGGCCGACCGGGCCGAGCGGCTGGGTGCCGGGGAGTCCCGGTTCCAGCCGCTCGTCAGCGGGATCGCCGAGATCGACCGGGTCTCGGAGGTGCTCTCCCGCAGTGCGCAGCAGCTCAAGCGGTCACTGGCCTCGGAGCGTGACTTCGCCTCCGACGCCTCGCACCAGCTGCGCACCCCGCTCACGGCGCTGCTCATGCGGCTCGAGGAGATCTCGGTGACCGACGACCTGGCGGTGGTGCAGGAGGAGGCCAACATCGCCATCGCCCAGGTGGAGCGGCTCACCCGCGTCGTCGACGACCTGCTGGCGCGCAGCCGCTCCGGTCACGACGCACCCCGGCCCAGCGTCTCCCTCGACTCGGTCATCGCGGCGCTGCAACGCGAGTGGCAGCCCGCGTTCGAGCAGGCGCGCCGCTCGGTGCGCGTGCACGGCCAGCGGGGGCTGTCGGTCCAGGCGACACCGGTCGCGCTGTCCCAGGTGCTCTCGACGCTGCTGGAGAACTCCCTCGCGCACGGTCGCGGCACCGTGGACGTGCACGCCCGTCGCAGCGGCCCGTCGGTCGTCGTGGAGGTCAGCGACCAGGGCGACGGCGTCCCCGCGGCGATCGCGCCGCACATCTTCGAGCGGTCGGTCACCACGACCGGCACGGGGCTGGGCCTGGCGCTGGCCCGGGACCTCGCCGAGTCCAACGGCGGCCGGCTGGAGCTGATCCAGACCCAGCCGGCGATCTTCGCGCTGTTCCTGTCCGAGGACCAGAGCCTCAACTGA
- a CDS encoding biotin--[acetyl-CoA-carboxylase] ligase has protein sequence MREPMDVHALQEALLTPEGPWSALDVLETVDSTNLEALRDPRPWRVVLAEHQSAGRGRLTRQWEAPARASVAVSVVLPVGGSSDPGWLPLVTGMAMGRALADVAGVRPGLKWPNDLLLGDRKVCGVLCELTGNGTVVVAGAGANVDQGQHELPVPTATSLHLEGAQGIRREDVVIAFLGHLAALHGEWVLGGAALGRVRAAYRQECVTIGQEVDVHQPGGALLRGTATGVDDSGRLVLETGRGRVVHAAGDVVHVRRVTRAQPDRA, from the coding sequence GTGAGAGAGCCGATGGACGTCCATGCCCTGCAGGAGGCGTTGCTCACGCCCGAGGGCCCGTGGAGCGCGCTGGACGTGCTCGAGACGGTCGACTCCACCAACCTCGAGGCCCTGCGCGACCCCCGGCCGTGGCGGGTCGTCCTGGCCGAGCACCAGAGCGCCGGGCGTGGCCGGCTCACCCGCCAGTGGGAGGCTCCGGCCCGGGCGTCCGTGGCCGTCTCGGTGGTGCTTCCCGTGGGTGGCAGCTCCGACCCGGGCTGGTTGCCCCTCGTGACCGGTATGGCGATGGGCCGGGCCCTCGCGGACGTCGCCGGGGTGCGCCCCGGGCTGAAGTGGCCCAACGACCTGCTCCTGGGGGACCGCAAGGTCTGCGGCGTGCTGTGCGAGCTGACCGGCAACGGCACCGTGGTGGTGGCCGGCGCCGGCGCCAACGTCGACCAGGGGCAGCACGAGCTGCCGGTGCCGACCGCGACCTCGTTGCACCTCGAGGGGGCGCAGGGCATCCGCCGGGAGGACGTGGTCATCGCCTTCCTGGGCCACCTCGCCGCACTGCACGGCGAGTGGGTGCTCGGGGGAGCGGCGCTGGGACGGGTGCGGGCGGCATACCGCCAGGAGTGCGTCACGATCGGGCAGGAGGTCGACGTCCACCAGCCCGGCGGCGCGCTGCTGCGCGGCACCGCCACCGGGGTCGACGACAGCGGCCGGCTCGTCCTGGAGACCGGGCGGGGACGGGTGGTCCACGCGGCCGGTGACGTCGTCCATGTGCGTCGGGTCACACGAGCACAGCCGGACAGGGCATGA
- a CDS encoding GtrA family protein produces the protein MPTDQPSTIARLRGAVDVLVREMLKFGVVGAVALVVDVGTFNALRFVGGHGPLYDKPLTAKVISVTLATLTAWAGNRYWTFRHRRRTAVHHELALFVLFNVVGMGIALGCLGFSHYVLDLTSPLADNISANGVGLVLGTLFRFWAYRRFVFSENPPLESTIQV, from the coding sequence GTGCCCACCGACCAGCCCTCGACGATCGCGCGCCTGCGCGGTGCCGTGGACGTCCTCGTCCGCGAGATGCTCAAGTTCGGCGTGGTGGGCGCCGTCGCCCTCGTCGTCGACGTCGGCACCTTCAACGCACTGCGCTTCGTCGGCGGCCACGGCCCGCTCTACGACAAGCCCCTGACGGCCAAGGTCATCTCGGTCACCCTGGCCACGCTCACGGCGTGGGCGGGCAACCGCTACTGGACCTTCCGGCACCGCCGCCGCACCGCGGTCCACCACGAGCTGGCGCTGTTCGTCCTGTTCAACGTCGTCGGCATGGGCATCGCCCTGGGCTGCCTGGGCTTCTCGCACTACGTGCTCGACCTGACCTCGCCGTTGGCCGACAACATCAGCGCCAACGGGGTGGGCCTCGTGCTGGGCACGCTGTTCCGCTTCTGGGCCTACCGCCGGTTCGTCTTCTCCGAGAACCCGCCGCTCGAGTCCACGATCCAGGTCTGA
- the purE gene encoding 5-(carboxyamino)imidazole ribonucleotide mutase, which produces MSTNDTGALVGLVMGSDSDWPVMVEAAKALEEFGIAYEADVVSAHRMPQEMIAYGENAASRGLRVIIAGAGGAAHLPGMLASVTPLPVIGVPVPLKHLDGMDSLLSIVQMPGGVPVATVSVGGARNAGLLAVRILASGADAEAEQLRAQMVDFQRRLRDEAHAKGERLRSRRTQRTGFGSA; this is translated from the coding sequence ATGAGCACCAACGACACCGGGGCCCTGGTCGGCCTGGTCATGGGCAGCGACAGCGACTGGCCGGTCATGGTGGAGGCGGCCAAGGCGCTGGAGGAGTTCGGCATCGCCTATGAGGCCGACGTCGTCTCGGCGCACCGGATGCCGCAGGAGATGATCGCCTACGGCGAGAACGCGGCCTCCCGGGGCCTGCGGGTCATCATCGCCGGCGCCGGGGGAGCGGCCCACCTGCCGGGCATGCTCGCGTCGGTGACCCCGCTGCCGGTGATCGGCGTCCCGGTGCCGCTGAAGCACCTCGACGGGATGGACTCGCTGCTGTCCATCGTGCAGATGCCCGGCGGCGTGCCGGTCGCCACCGTCTCCGTGGGCGGGGCACGCAACGCGGGTCTGCTCGCCGTGCGGATCCTCGCCTCCGGCGCCGACGCCGAGGCCGAGCAGCTGCGGGCGCAAATGGTGGACTTCCAGCGCCGGCTGCGGGACGAGGCTCACGCCAAGGGGGAGCGGCTGCGCTCGCGGCGCACCCAGCGCACGGGCTTCGGCTCGGCCTGA
- a CDS encoding 5-(carboxyamino)imidazole ribonucleotide synthase, giving the protein MTSPQRAPGGFPVVGIIGGGQLARMCQPPAVGLAVTLSVLAETPDASAALVVPSAPVGDYTDVETVREWARSCDVVTFDHEHVPAPVLAALEADGVPLHPSPAALVFAQDKLAMRRRLSEVGVGCPRWAAVRTAEELKAFGEDVGWPVVVKTPRGGYDGKGVRVVGSVDEAADWLEASARDAASGGPLAEGLLAEEKVEFTRELAVLVARSPSGQAATWPVVETVQVDGICTEVLAPAPGMSDDLSAELTEAALRVAGALEVTGVMAVEMFEVSHPHTGEPDYVVNELAMRPHNSGHWSIDGAVTSQFENHLRAVLDLPLGSTAPRAPWTVMANVLGGDYPELYPAYRHIMARDPGARFHLYGKGVRPGRKIGHVNVSGDDLADLRERAGHAADYLRGVVTE; this is encoded by the coding sequence GTGACCTCTCCGCAGCGCGCTCCTGGAGGCTTCCCCGTCGTCGGCATCATCGGCGGCGGCCAGCTCGCCCGGATGTGCCAGCCACCCGCGGTCGGCCTCGCGGTCACGTTGAGCGTGCTGGCCGAGACCCCTGACGCGTCCGCAGCCCTGGTCGTGCCCTCAGCGCCGGTGGGCGACTACACCGACGTGGAGACCGTGCGCGAGTGGGCGCGCTCCTGCGACGTGGTGACCTTCGACCACGAGCACGTGCCGGCGCCGGTGCTGGCCGCGCTCGAGGCCGACGGGGTGCCGTTGCACCCCAGTCCGGCCGCGCTCGTCTTCGCCCAGGACAAGCTGGCCATGCGCCGGAGGCTCAGCGAGGTCGGCGTCGGCTGCCCGCGGTGGGCAGCGGTCCGCACCGCCGAGGAGCTCAAGGCGTTCGGGGAGGACGTCGGCTGGCCGGTCGTGGTGAAGACGCCGCGCGGCGGCTATGACGGCAAGGGGGTCCGGGTCGTCGGCTCGGTCGACGAGGCCGCCGACTGGCTCGAGGCCAGCGCCCGGGACGCGGCCAGTGGTGGTCCGCTCGCCGAGGGCCTGCTGGCCGAGGAGAAGGTCGAGTTCACCCGCGAGCTGGCGGTGCTCGTGGCGCGCAGCCCCTCCGGGCAGGCCGCCACGTGGCCGGTCGTGGAGACCGTCCAGGTTGACGGGATCTGCACCGAGGTGCTGGCGCCCGCACCGGGGATGTCGGACGACCTGTCGGCCGAGCTGACCGAGGCGGCGCTGCGCGTGGCCGGGGCGCTGGAGGTCACCGGTGTCATGGCGGTGGAGATGTTCGAGGTGTCGCACCCGCACACCGGTGAGCCGGACTACGTCGTCAACGAGCTGGCCATGCGGCCGCACAACTCCGGGCACTGGAGCATCGACGGCGCGGTCACGAGCCAGTTCGAGAACCACCTGCGCGCGGTCCTCGACCTCCCGCTGGGGTCGACCGCCCCGCGCGCGCCGTGGACGGTCATGGCCAACGTGCTCGGCGGCGACTACCCCGAGCTCTACCCGGCCTACCGGCACATCATGGCGCGTGACCCCGGGGCGCGATTTCACTTGTATGGCAAGGGAGTTCGTCCCGGTCGCAAGATCGGGCACGTCAACGTCAGCGGTGACGACCTGGCTGACCTGCGGGAGCGGGCCGGGCACGCCGCGGACTACCTGAGGGGAGTCGTCACGGAATGA
- a CDS encoding acyl-CoA carboxylase subunit beta codes for MADAVQSPDAVDAPAIDIHTTAGKLADLHRRNDEAVHAGSARAVEKQHAKGKKTARERIEQLLDEGSFVEMDELARHRSTAFGQQKNRPYGDGVVTGYGTVDGRPVCVFAQDFTVFGGSLGEVFGEKIVKVMDLAMKTGCPVIGINDSGGARIQEGVVSLGLYGEIFQRNVHASGVIPQISLIMGPCAGGAVYSPAITDFTVMVDQTSHMFITGPDVIKTVTGEDVAFEDLGGARSHNTKSGVAHYMGSDEDDAIDYVKSLLSYLPSNNMEDAPAFDVDVDLAVTEEDTFLDTFIPDSANQPYDMHTVIEHVVDDGDFCEVQPLFAPNIICGFGRVEGRSVGVVANQPMQFAGTLDIDASEKAARFVRTCDAFNVPVLTFVDVPGFLPGTDQEWNGIIRRGAKLIYAYAEATVPKVTIITRKAYGGAYDVMGSKHLGADINLAWPTAQIAVMGAQGAVNILYRKELAAAAERGEDLAAARQKFITEYEDTLANPYVAAERGYVDSVIPPSYTRSYVIKALRALKNKRETLPPKKHGNIPL; via the coding sequence ATGGCTGATGCTGTTCAGAGTCCGGATGCCGTCGACGCACCGGCGATTGACATCCACACCACCGCGGGCAAGCTGGCCGACCTGCACCGGCGCAACGACGAGGCGGTCCACGCCGGGTCGGCGCGGGCGGTCGAGAAGCAGCACGCGAAGGGCAAGAAGACCGCGCGCGAGCGGATCGAGCAGCTGCTCGACGAGGGCTCGTTCGTCGAGATGGACGAGCTCGCGCGGCATCGCTCCACCGCGTTCGGTCAGCAGAAGAACCGCCCCTACGGCGACGGCGTCGTCACCGGCTACGGCACGGTCGACGGCAGGCCGGTGTGCGTCTTCGCGCAGGACTTCACCGTCTTCGGCGGCTCCCTGGGCGAGGTCTTCGGCGAGAAGATCGTCAAGGTCATGGACCTGGCGATGAAGACCGGCTGCCCGGTCATCGGCATCAACGACTCCGGTGGCGCGCGCATCCAGGAGGGCGTGGTCTCCCTCGGCCTCTACGGCGAGATCTTCCAGCGCAACGTGCACGCCTCGGGCGTCATCCCGCAGATCTCGCTGATCATGGGGCCCTGTGCCGGCGGTGCGGTCTACTCCCCCGCCATCACCGACTTCACCGTCATGGTCGACCAGACCTCGCACATGTTCATCACCGGCCCCGACGTCATCAAGACGGTCACCGGCGAGGACGTGGCGTTCGAGGACCTCGGCGGCGCCCGCTCGCACAACACGAAGTCCGGTGTGGCCCACTACATGGGCAGCGACGAGGACGACGCGATCGACTACGTGAAGTCGCTGCTGTCCTACCTACCGTCCAACAACATGGAGGACGCCCCGGCGTTCGACGTCGACGTGGACCTCGCGGTCACCGAGGAGGACACCTTCCTCGACACGTTCATCCCCGACTCGGCCAACCAGCCGTACGACATGCACACGGTCATCGAGCACGTCGTCGACGACGGCGACTTCTGCGAGGTGCAGCCGCTGTTCGCGCCCAACATCATCTGCGGCTTCGGCCGGGTCGAGGGCCGGTCCGTGGGTGTCGTGGCCAACCAGCCGATGCAGTTCGCCGGCACCCTCGACATCGACGCCTCCGAGAAGGCAGCGCGCTTCGTGCGCACCTGCGACGCGTTCAACGTCCCGGTGCTGACCTTCGTGGACGTGCCCGGCTTCCTGCCCGGCACCGACCAGGAGTGGAACGGCATCATCCGCCGCGGCGCCAAGCTCATCTACGCCTACGCCGAGGCCACCGTCCCCAAGGTCACGATCATCACCCGCAAGGCCTACGGCGGCGCCTACGACGTCATGGGGTCCAAGCACCTCGGCGCCGACATCAACCTGGCGTGGCCGACCGCGCAGATCGCGGTCATGGGTGCCCAGGGCGCGGTCAACATCCTCTACCGCAAGGAGCTGGCCGCGGCTGCCGAGCGCGGTGAGGACCTGGCCGCGGCGCGCCAGAAGTTCATCACCGAGTACGAAGACACCCTCGCCAACCCCTACGTCGCCGCCGAGCGTGGCTACGTGGACTCGGTGATCCCGCCGTCCTACACACGCTCCTACGTCATCAAGGCGCTGCGGGCGCTGAAGAACAAGCGCGAGACGCTGCCGCCCAAGAAGCACGGGAACATCCCGCTGTGA
- a CDS encoding enoyl-CoA hydratase/isomerase family protein, whose amino-acid sequence MSTQEQPGDRRLVTITRHGEGGHVAELALDRPEAMNAVSTAMARDLADATAELAADEDVRAVILTSTSPKAFCVGADLKERNSFSDADLMQQRPVARAAYTGVLNLPVPSIAVVEGFALGGGLEIALSCDLIVAGEAAVVGLPEVSVGVIPGGGGTQLLTRRIGWSRAAGMVFTARRMAAAEAAALGVVDEVVGAGEARDWALHLAAEIAANSPVGLRNAKKAMRLGMDVDLATGLEVEDACWRATAFSGDRKEGVAAFAEKRRPAWPGR is encoded by the coding sequence GTGAGCACGCAGGAGCAGCCCGGGGACCGCCGGCTGGTGACGATCACCCGCCACGGGGAGGGCGGCCACGTGGCCGAGCTGGCGCTCGACCGGCCGGAGGCGATGAACGCGGTCTCCACCGCGATGGCCCGGGACCTTGCCGACGCCACGGCCGAGCTGGCCGCCGACGAGGACGTGCGCGCGGTGATCCTGACGAGCACCAGCCCCAAGGCGTTCTGCGTCGGCGCGGACCTGAAGGAGCGCAACTCCTTCAGCGACGCCGACCTGATGCAGCAGCGGCCGGTGGCCCGCGCGGCCTACACCGGCGTGCTCAACCTGCCGGTGCCCTCTATCGCGGTCGTCGAGGGCTTCGCCCTCGGCGGCGGGCTGGAGATCGCCCTGTCCTGCGACCTCATCGTGGCGGGGGAGGCCGCGGTCGTGGGACTGCCCGAGGTGTCGGTCGGGGTGATCCCCGGGGGTGGTGGCACCCAGCTGCTGACCCGGCGCATCGGCTGGTCGCGCGCGGCGGGCATGGTGTTCACGGCGCGGCGGATGGCGGCCGCGGAGGCTGCCGCGCTGGGGGTCGTCGACGAGGTCGTCGGGGCCGGCGAGGCTCGCGACTGGGCGCTGCACCTGGCCGCGGAGATCGCGGCGAACTCCCCGGTCGGGCTGCGCAATGCCAAGAAGGCGATGCGCCTCGGCATGGACGTCGACCTGGCCACCGGACTGGAGGTCGAGGACGCCTGCTGGCGCGCCACCGCCTTCTCCGGGGACCGCAAGGAGGGCGTGGCGGCTTTTGCCGAGAAGCGTCGTCCGGCGTGGCCCGGTCGCTGA
- a CDS encoding response regulator transcription factor, translated as MTRVLLAEDDPAISEPLARALRREGYDVDVRGDGRAALDGAAEGPDLVVLDLGLPHIDGLEVCRRIRADGRTVPVLILTARADEVDTVVGLDAGADDYVTKPFRLAELLARVRALLRRHPLDSAPTNELVRIDPEGRRAWFNDEELQLTAKEFDLLRVLVREQGKVVSREQLMREIWETAWFGSTKTLDMHISVLRKKLGDDAAQPQYISTVRGVGFRFERGDRS; from the coding sequence ATGACCCGCGTGCTGCTGGCCGAAGACGACCCCGCCATCTCTGAACCTCTCGCTCGCGCCCTGCGCCGCGAAGGCTACGACGTCGATGTGCGCGGGGATGGTCGTGCGGCCCTCGACGGGGCCGCCGAAGGCCCCGACCTCGTCGTGCTCGACCTCGGACTGCCCCACATCGACGGACTGGAGGTGTGCCGGCGCATCCGCGCCGACGGGCGCACCGTGCCGGTGCTCATCCTCACGGCCCGCGCCGACGAGGTGGACACCGTCGTCGGCCTCGACGCCGGCGCCGACGACTACGTGACCAAGCCGTTCCGACTGGCCGAGCTGCTGGCCCGGGTGCGGGCGCTGCTGCGCCGTCACCCGCTGGACTCCGCGCCGACCAACGAGCTGGTGCGCATCGACCCCGAGGGGCGCCGCGCCTGGTTCAACGACGAGGAGCTGCAGCTGACGGCCAAGGAGTTCGACCTCCTGCGCGTGCTCGTGCGCGAGCAGGGCAAGGTCGTCTCGCGCGAGCAGCTCATGCGGGAGATCTGGGAGACCGCGTGGTTCGGGTCCACCAAGACCCTGGACATGCACATCTCGGTGCTGCGCAAGAAGCTCGGCGACGACGCGGCCCAGCCGCAGTACATCTCCACCGTGCGCGGCGTGGGCTTCCGCTTCGAGCGCGGCGACCGGAGCTGA
- a CDS encoding acyl-CoA carboxylase epsilon subunit → MSEQTPAEATAQVIPISVARGNATPEEVAALVAVLAAAAGSAADEPAPRHTSVWASRERLVRAPHVHGRGAWRASAWPR, encoded by the coding sequence GTGAGCGAGCAGACGCCCGCCGAGGCGACCGCACAGGTCATCCCGATCTCGGTGGCCCGCGGCAACGCGACGCCGGAGGAGGTGGCCGCGCTCGTCGCGGTGCTGGCCGCCGCGGCCGGGTCCGCAGCCGACGAGCCCGCACCCCGCCACACCTCGGTGTGGGCCTCCCGGGAGCGCCTCGTGCGCGCGCCGCACGTGCACGGCCGGGGCGCCTGGCGCGCCTCGGCCTGGCCGCGCTGA
- a CDS encoding adenylate/guanylate cyclase domain-containing protein, which produces MTGGFEPAADEVEARLLGQSRTLRRRDVSSAAGLSLRSARKFWHALGFANVEDDEDRVFTQSDIQALRSVADLVREGVFDEPTALAMTRAFARTTDRLAVWQTQLMAEALGDLGAGDAPGAGRHDTTRAVPDLETARKAAAKLADVADDLEPLLVYAWRRHLVAAIERMVADADPEQDNVGIVRNVGFADLVSFTRLVRRLSERELAQVVQRFEELASDIVTAHGGRVIKTVGDEVLYVTVTPAAAAAIALDLVEAMAEDEVLPDVRVGMATGRVVPRLGDVFGTTVNRASRLTAVARPGSVLVDDGLAAKLASLSGFEMTALRRRSLRGIGPVTPWLLSRTGEVRRRGQAADTKEDQ; this is translated from the coding sequence GTGACCGGGGGGTTCGAGCCTGCCGCCGACGAGGTCGAGGCGCGGCTGCTGGGGCAGTCGCGCACCCTGCGGCGCCGCGATGTCAGCAGCGCGGCCGGGCTGTCGCTGCGCAGCGCGCGCAAGTTCTGGCACGCGCTCGGCTTTGCCAACGTCGAGGACGACGAGGACCGGGTGTTCACCCAGTCCGACATCCAGGCACTGCGCTCGGTGGCCGACCTGGTGCGCGAGGGGGTCTTCGACGAGCCGACCGCGCTGGCCATGACCCGGGCGTTCGCCCGCACCACCGACCGGCTGGCGGTGTGGCAGACCCAGCTGATGGCCGAGGCGCTGGGCGACCTCGGCGCCGGCGACGCCCCCGGCGCCGGACGGCACGACACCACCCGGGCGGTCCCGGACCTGGAGACCGCCCGGAAGGCGGCGGCCAAGCTCGCCGACGTCGCCGACGACCTCGAGCCGCTGCTGGTCTACGCGTGGCGCCGGCACCTCGTCGCCGCGATCGAGCGCATGGTCGCCGACGCGGACCCCGAGCAGGACAACGTGGGCATCGTGCGCAACGTGGGCTTCGCCGACCTGGTGTCGTTCACCCGCCTGGTCCGCCGGCTCTCCGAGCGTGAGCTGGCGCAGGTCGTCCAGCGCTTCGAGGAGCTGGCCTCCGACATCGTCACCGCCCACGGCGGCCGCGTGATCAAGACCGTCGGCGACGAGGTGCTCTACGTGACGGTCACCCCCGCTGCCGCGGCGGCGATCGCGCTGGACCTGGTCGAGGCGATGGCCGAGGACGAGGTGCTGCCGGACGTGCGGGTCGGTATGGCGACCGGCCGGGTGGTGCCGCGCCTCGGGGACGTCTTCGGCACCACGGTCAACCGTGCCTCCCGCCTGACGGCGGTGGCCCGGCCCGGGTCGGTGCTGGTGGACGACGGGCTGGCCGCCAAGCTGGCCAGCCTGTCGGGGTTCGAGATGACGGCGTTGCGCCGGCGCTCGCTGCGGGGGATCGGGCCGGTGACGCCCTGGCTCCTGAGCCGCACGGGCGAGGTCCGCCGTCGAGGTCAGGCAGCAGACACCAAGGAGGATCAGTGA
- the rfbD gene encoding dTDP-4-dehydrorhamnose reductase, protein MTAPMTRWLVVGAGGMLGQDLGSVLATRDAEVTLARRVDLDVTDAQACHDVVRNHDVVVNAAAWTAVDDAETHEADAFAVNAVGAANLARAAATHGGRLVHVSTDYVFAGDSVAPYAEDAPLAPRSAYGRTKAAGEWAVRAYCPGSWTVRTAWLYGAGGPNFVKTMLHLATQRETLSVVADQTGQPTWSADLAQAIVRLVETAAPFGTYHGTSSGAATWFELAQQVFREAGLDPSRISPTTTEVFPRPAPRPAYSVLGHDSWGSAGLEPIRDWREALAEALPALRGSA, encoded by the coding sequence ATGACCGCGCCGATGACGCGGTGGCTGGTCGTCGGTGCCGGCGGCATGCTCGGCCAGGACCTCGGGTCCGTGCTGGCGACCCGCGACGCCGAGGTGACCCTCGCGCGACGGGTCGACCTCGACGTCACCGACGCGCAGGCCTGCCACGACGTCGTCCGCAACCACGACGTCGTGGTCAACGCCGCAGCCTGGACCGCGGTCGACGACGCAGAGACCCACGAGGCCGACGCCTTCGCCGTCAACGCTGTCGGCGCGGCCAACCTGGCGCGCGCGGCCGCCACGCACGGAGGTCGCCTCGTCCACGTCTCGACGGACTACGTGTTCGCGGGCGACTCGGTCGCCCCGTACGCCGAGGACGCGCCGCTCGCGCCACGCTCGGCATACGGCCGCACCAAGGCCGCCGGGGAGTGGGCGGTGCGTGCGTACTGCCCTGGGTCCTGGACCGTGCGCACGGCCTGGCTCTACGGCGCCGGTGGACCGAACTTCGTCAAGACCATGCTCCACCTGGCGACCCAGCGGGAGACGCTCTCGGTCGTCGCCGACCAGACCGGGCAACCGACGTGGAGCGCCGACCTGGCGCAGGCCATCGTGCGACTCGTGGAGACGGCCGCACCGTTCGGCACCTACCACGGCACGTCCTCCGGTGCCGCCACGTGGTTCGAGCTGGCCCAGCAGGTGTTCCGCGAGGCGGGGCTGGACCCCTCGCGCATCAGCCCGACCACGACCGAGGTCTTCCCCCGGCCGGCGCCGCGGCCGGCCTACAGCGTCCTCGGCCACGACAGCTGGGGCAGCGCCGGCCTCGAGCCGATCCGCGACTGGCGGGAGGCGCTGGCCGAGGCACTTCCCGCGCTGCGCGGAAGCGCCTGA
- the rfbB gene encoding dTDP-glucose 4,6-dehydratase: MKILVTGAAGFIGSNFVRRALEGAYPALADTDVVVLDKLTYAGNRDNLDPVADSPRLRFVQGDILDRGLVDDLMTEVDQVVHFAAESHVDRSILGAADFVMTNVVGTQTLLDAALRRGIDTFVHVSTDEVYGSIDEGSWPETHPLEPNSPYSASKASSDLLARSYYRTHGLPVSITRCSNNYGPYHFPEKLIPLFVTNLIDGLKVPLYGDGMNVRDWLHVDDHCRGIELVRASGRPGEVYNIGGGTELTNKELTGLLLEASGVGWEMVEPVEDRKGHDRRYSVDITKISDELGYAPQVPFEQGLAEVVQWYRDNEAWWRPLKDRAALPA; this comes from the coding sequence GTGAAGATCCTCGTCACCGGCGCGGCCGGGTTCATCGGCTCCAACTTCGTCCGTCGCGCCCTGGAAGGGGCCTACCCGGCCCTCGCCGACACCGACGTCGTCGTCCTCGACAAGCTCACCTACGCCGGCAACCGGGACAACCTCGACCCGGTCGCCGACTCGCCCCGGCTGCGGTTCGTCCAGGGCGACATCCTCGACCGTGGGCTCGTCGACGACCTGATGACCGAGGTGGACCAGGTGGTCCACTTCGCGGCCGAGTCCCACGTGGACCGCTCCATCCTCGGGGCCGCCGACTTCGTCATGACCAACGTGGTCGGCACGCAGACCCTGCTCGACGCGGCCCTGCGCCGGGGCATCGACACGTTCGTGCACGTCTCGACCGACGAGGTCTACGGCTCCATCGACGAGGGCTCCTGGCCGGAGACGCACCCGCTGGAGCCGAACTCGCCGTACTCCGCGTCCAAGGCCTCCTCGGACCTGCTCGCGCGGTCCTACTACCGGACCCACGGCCTCCCCGTGTCCATCACCCGGTGCTCCAACAACTACGGCCCCTACCACTTCCCCGAGAAGCTGATCCCGCTGTTCGTCACCAACCTCATCGACGGGCTCAAGGTGCCGCTCTATGGCGACGGGATGAACGTGCGCGACTGGCTGCACGTCGATGACCACTGCCGGGGGATCGAGCTGGTGCGCGCCTCGGGTCGCCCCGGTGAGGTCTACAACATCGGCGGCGGCACCGAGCTGACCAACAAGGAGCTCACCGGCCTGCTGCTCGAAGCGTCCGGCGTCGGCTGGGAGATGGTCGAGCCGGTCGAGGACCGCAAGGGACACGACCGCCGCTACTCCGTCGACATCACCAAGATCTCCGACGAGCTGGGCTACGCCCCGCAGGTGCCGTTCGAGCAGGGCCTGGCCGAGGTCGTGCAGTGGTACCGCGACAACGAGGCCTGGTGGCGTCCGCTGAAGGACCGCGCCGCCCTGCCGGCATGA